One part of the Lotus japonicus ecotype B-129 chromosome 2, LjGifu_v1.2 genome encodes these proteins:
- the LOC130740845 gene encoding F-box protein At5g67140, with translation MEEIDRLPIDLLAHIFGLFTSFTDLAQSSSVCKKWKQGVKESLARKQNLSFAGWKMDDDSTARLVSHAYNLKKLDIPRSRWGCQITDAGLIRISFAKCVINLTSISLWGLTGITDEGVVQLISRTRSLQHLNVGGTFITDESLFAIARSCPKLETIVLWSCRHVTENGLIALVDNCLKLKSMNLWGTRVPVDCLSNLLLASQTLQIKV, from the exons ATGGAAGAGATTGATCGGTTACCCATTGACTTGCTGGCTCATATTTTTGGCCTCTTCACTTCCTTCACTGATTTGGCTCAGTCCAGCAGTGTTTGCAAGAAATGGAAACAAGGGGTCAAGGAATCTCTGGCTAGGAAACAGAATCTTAGCTTTGCTGGTTGGAAGATGGATGATGACTCCACTGCTCGCCTTGTTTCACATGCCTACAACCTCAAAAAACTTGATAT ACCAAGGAGCAGGTGGGGTTGCCAGATAACTGATGCTGGACTAATCAGAATTTCATTTGCAAAGTGTGTAATCAATCTCACATCTATATCACTATGGGGATTGACTGGTATCACAGATGAAGGTGTTGTCCAACTG aTATCCAGAACTAGATCTTTACAGCATCTGAATGTTGGTGGTACATTTATCACTGATGAATCTCTTTTTGCCATTGCAAGAAGTTGTCCAAAGTTGGAG ACCATTGTTCTGTGGAGCTGCCGTCATGTAACTGAGAATGGTCTTATTGCACTAGTTGATAACTGCCTCAAGCTCAAGTCAATGAATTTGTGGGGAACAAGAGTTCCTGTGGACTGCCTTAGTAATTTACTCCTTGCAAGTCAAACTCTTCAAATCAAAGTTTAA
- the LOC130740842 gene encoding transcription factor SPATULA-like isoform X2 produces the protein MAEEDSYNLSSSSSQDEISLFLRQILLRSSSNPNMPPSSNSPLHTTAGAYLSASSQPLPAANVSSSSLGVSENEADEYDCESEEGVEALGEEVRTKSLPSSRSSSKRTRAAEVHNLSEKRRRSRINEKMKALQNLIPNSNKTDKASMLDEAIDYLKQLQLQMLSMRNGLSLHPMCFSEGLQPLQLSRMSMDSSEGNKSTLLNMTTTLPLQQENPLHYASSNLNLPSKQVLPNKPSASHHSFVNNLETSFWQEPQILAPHRGSSEAIHGEVIWQHQQSNAIHSDTNPIGGSQGVKELEADILPTVSLSFGMRTSDPEDNNPLQPCIAGRDQSGVIIRSSEPNIILTSQ, from the exons ATGGCAGAGGAAGATAGCTACaacctctcttcttcttcctcacagGACGAAATCTCCCTTTTCCTCCGTCAGATTCTTCTCCGTTCATCATCCAACCCCAACATGCCTCCATCCTCCAACTCACCCCTTCATACCACCGCCGGAGCCTATCTCTCCGCTTCATCTCAGCCTCTGCCTGCTGCAAATGTCTCTTCCTCCTCTCTAGGTGTCAGTGAGAATGAGGCTGATGAATATGACTGTGAAAGTGAG GAGGGTGTTGAAGCATTGGGTGAAGAGGTTAGGACAaagtctcttccttcttctagGAGCTCATCTAAAAGGACTAGAGCAGCAGAGGTTCATAATTTGTCTGAAAag AGGAGAAGGAGCAGGATCAacgagaagatgaaggctttgCAAAATCTGATTCCAAACTCTAACAAG ACTGATAAGGCTTCCATGCTTGATGAAGCTATTGATTACCTTAAACAGCTTCAGCTCCAA ATGCTGTCAATGAGAAATGGATTGAGTTTGCATCCTATGTGCTTCTCTGAAGGCTTGCAGCCTCTGCAATTGTCTCGGATGAGTATGGATTCAAGTGAAGGAAACAAGTCTACCCTTTTAAACATGACTACTACTCTGCCTCTGCAACAAGAGAACCCCTTGCACTATGCATCATCCAATCTCAATCTACCTAGCAAACAAGTTTTGCCAAATAAGCCATCAGCGTCCCATCATTCATTTGTTAACAACTTGGAAACTTCTTTCTGGCAGGAACCGCAAATCCTGGCACCGCACAGAGGATCTTCCGAG GCAATACATGGGGAAGTCATATGGCAGCACCAGCAATCAAATGCAATCCATTCAGATACCAATCCAATAGGTGGTTCTCAAG GTGTAAAAGAATTGGAGGCAGACATATTACCTACCGTGTCACTTTCATTTGGGATGCGAACTTCTGACCCTGAGGACAACAACCCCTTGCAACCATGCATTGCGGGAAGAGATCAGTCAGGAGTGATCATAAGAAGTAGCGAGCCTAACATAATTCTTACATCACAGTGA
- the LOC130740842 gene encoding transcription factor SPATULA-like isoform X1: MAEEDSYNLSSSSSQDEISLFLRQILLRSSSNPNMPPSSNSPLHTTAGAYLSASSQPLPAANVSSSSLGVSENEADEYDCESEEGVEALGEEVRTKSLPSSRSSSKRTRAAEVHNLSEKRRRSRINEKMKALQNLIPNSNKTDKASMLDEAIDYLKQLQLQVQMLSMRNGLSLHPMCFSEGLQPLQLSRMSMDSSEGNKSTLLNMTTTLPLQQENPLHYASSNLNLPSKQVLPNKPSASHHSFVNNLETSFWQEPQILAPHRGSSEAIHGEVIWQHQQSNAIHSDTNPIGGSQGVKELEADILPTVSLSFGMRTSDPEDNNPLQPCIAGRDQSGVIIRSSEPNIILTSQ, translated from the exons ATGGCAGAGGAAGATAGCTACaacctctcttcttcttcctcacagGACGAAATCTCCCTTTTCCTCCGTCAGATTCTTCTCCGTTCATCATCCAACCCCAACATGCCTCCATCCTCCAACTCACCCCTTCATACCACCGCCGGAGCCTATCTCTCCGCTTCATCTCAGCCTCTGCCTGCTGCAAATGTCTCTTCCTCCTCTCTAGGTGTCAGTGAGAATGAGGCTGATGAATATGACTGTGAAAGTGAG GAGGGTGTTGAAGCATTGGGTGAAGAGGTTAGGACAaagtctcttccttcttctagGAGCTCATCTAAAAGGACTAGAGCAGCAGAGGTTCATAATTTGTCTGAAAag AGGAGAAGGAGCAGGATCAacgagaagatgaaggctttgCAAAATCTGATTCCAAACTCTAACAAG ACTGATAAGGCTTCCATGCTTGATGAAGCTATTGATTACCTTAAACAGCTTCAGCTCCAAGTACAA ATGCTGTCAATGAGAAATGGATTGAGTTTGCATCCTATGTGCTTCTCTGAAGGCTTGCAGCCTCTGCAATTGTCTCGGATGAGTATGGATTCAAGTGAAGGAAACAAGTCTACCCTTTTAAACATGACTACTACTCTGCCTCTGCAACAAGAGAACCCCTTGCACTATGCATCATCCAATCTCAATCTACCTAGCAAACAAGTTTTGCCAAATAAGCCATCAGCGTCCCATCATTCATTTGTTAACAACTTGGAAACTTCTTTCTGGCAGGAACCGCAAATCCTGGCACCGCACAGAGGATCTTCCGAG GCAATACATGGGGAAGTCATATGGCAGCACCAGCAATCAAATGCAATCCATTCAGATACCAATCCAATAGGTGGTTCTCAAG GTGTAAAAGAATTGGAGGCAGACATATTACCTACCGTGTCACTTTCATTTGGGATGCGAACTTCTGACCCTGAGGACAACAACCCCTTGCAACCATGCATTGCGGGAAGAGATCAGTCAGGAGTGATCATAAGAAGTAGCGAGCCTAACATAATTCTTACATCACAGTGA